The stretch of DNA gtagtactcgttaccagctttccattgcactatcgaccAGACAATTCCGATCATCCATTTGGCCGGAATTTGGCCGGAAAGTCACGGGAAAGTCATtgtcccaaaacctgcaattttctgaaacttgtttctgaaaattcagttccaacatTTTTAACTCAATTTGTTTAACGTTTATGAagcatatatatctttttttttgtaatcgtgattacatttttattttcatcaaaatgttAGTTGGATTTAGTCGTATAATCGTATTTGAATATAGGTTCCTGAGAATATTTTAAACCgccgaaaccaaaaaaaaattaaaagagagaatatTTTAAAACGCATCAAACATCATGAATGCACTTCACCACCCAAACGGCCAAACCAGAAGTCCAAGTCCAATGCTAAATTCGGCTAAGGGTCGTAATGATAAGAAATCATACATAGAAATATTGAAGTGTATATATAACTTAACGATTACAAAGCAGACGTCTCTAAATTTCCTACGTTATACGTTTACACGCATAGAATTCGTCGTTACATATAAAAATACTTAAGATACACGTACATGTCGTTACATATTTGGCACAATGATCGATACTGATACAGTGATGTGTAATAGTAAATAAGTTATACAGACTTAGGTAATGAGTGATCCAAATCAAAACACTTCTATCAACCATCGTATACATGTTAGTTGCGTTGGATTCAAccaattttcttatatatagcGCTACAACAATTTACATCCAACTTTAAGATTGAATTAAACTCAACTTTCAAATGCATTTATTGtaagataacttttttttgtagcagATGACACTTTGATCATTTATAACAAAACACCACGTTGTAACAATCAGATCATTTAACAGTGAGAGCAGACGACATGgattagaaaacaaaaccatacaaatacaatagaagaaaaaattaaattgatgagagaTAAACGATATCGACCGGAACATACGATGGGCCCAGAAGACAAGGACGACACAATGTGGGCCCATAACATAAGGACCCTCCAAAAAAAAGGGCTTGTGATAAAACTTGGGGCcacctggaaaaaaaaaaacatatcccTTGTGAATAGCCGAAggccacaaccacaaccacaatgATGGGGTCTCAAGTCTCTCTACCATTAACCAAGTTGCACGTCGAGTGATGTGTTGGGTTTAAATGGGCCGTGAATACTACTTTCTCATTCATTGCTTTTGCCAGAGACCagagtccttttttttttttttctgtgtgtgtgtgttgttgtacTTGTACCACAAACGGCAAGGGCTGTTCACCGTACGGTACGCACAGACTGCAATGCCCATTTGCCAGTTTCAGGAAGAAAGGTTTCTGACACAGACAAAACTTTTTGTTGTGTTTCCATTCCTAGAATCAAGATACTAAACTGAAcgaatatagaaaatattttgattttttttttgtaaagatattTGCTGAAGTCAATTGTAACCACCAGTTCAGTATTCTAATAAGTTATAAATAtgtaggtaaaaaaaaagtaaaacgtacaatattaaatattttactgATGAAATATCTGTGAGAAATTCTTAACTTtcaaattaaaagttaaaaatctaACTGGTAACTGAGTTGTAGCCTCTTTTAATTTACAGTATGAAGTTTTAGCATTTTTTGGGAGATTTCTATATGCGCATTTCGAATCGAACCCTACtctaatatcaataaaataaattttagtcGGACCATCctatatttaaataaacaaatttggaTCACATATCATATGAAGAATTATTAAGAATACAAATTGCAAGTCTCCTCAGTCAGTCCTCCTGCAAATGTGTAATAACAATGTggtggagaaaagaaaaagaaaaaaaatgttttcatgcAAAGAGAAGGTTAGCTGGAACACATAAAAACGGGTAATTAGGCCCAGTTATGCGGCCCAATCAAGCTAAATTCAGCGGATCCATTAAAACGGTGGCGTTTCTAATGATGAGATTGACTAAAGCGGTACCAGCCGATGCTTCTCGAGTCTCTCTCTCGACTAGTTCTGTAAGATTGCAGCGTCGGTAAATTACAAATTCGAGACGTTGCGCCAGTAGAAGAACTATAAAAACTAAAGTTTCAGCTTGTGTCTTATGCACCAAATTCGCATCTCCTACAGTCAAACAACGGTTTCTTGCTTTTGTCGGAAAATCAAAGTGAGTACAAGAAACACCCGCCCCCTTTAATAACATTCTTTACTTCGCGAACTTGTAATAAGCCTTTATTCACTCTTTTCACGTGTTTTCTCTTTCGGATGCTTCTCTGATACACACACGCCTACGCAATTGTATCATTCTACCTGCGTTTCTTCTGTTTCAATagcttttgattttgtgtttttgttttttttctttttctttggtttaaattcGTTATTCTAGCCTTCTGGGTTACATCTCTGATATTCCAATTACCAATTTTGATTTGACTAATACAATTCATACGGTTTTAAAGAAATTACCTGCATAATTTTCAGTTCTTGGGCTGAagttacaagtatatatagcttgcttttttttttgggattattGACATAGATTTTGCTATCAAGTAAtgatcttttgtttgtttttggaatcATTAGAGCTATACATTAAAGACTTATAgaaattgtcttcttctttgtatagGTTTATCTGGAAAAGGACTCGTATTGAAagctttttatataaaagagatATGATGATTTGTTACTCTCCAATCACAACATGTTCTAGGAATGTTATCCATATCAAGAGGCATTTAAGCACTCACCTCCAAGGATCATCATATAAATCCTGCTGTTACAGTCTTTTCTCAGGGCTTTCTAGAAAAGATTATGCCGGTTTTGGTGTATCCATCTCTAGTAATGTGCTGGATAAAGGACTTTTTGGGTCGGTATTGATCAATCGATCAACCGTTGGTCCTAAGGAAAAGCTTGAAGTTTCTTTCTTGTCACCTGATGCAAAAAAGAAATGCTCTGAGATAAATAGCAACATGAGAAACCTCTATTGGTTTTCAAGATTTGCTTATACGGGTGTGGTTGTTAGCTTGCTTGTTTGTTATTCTTCGTCTTCTCAATCAGCTTACGCTGATGCTTCAAGGGATAACAGTTCCTCTGATGGTAAATTCCATAATGGGAAAAGAGTCTACACTGATTACTCTATCATTGGTAAGTATACCAATAATGTGAATAGTCAGATTGCTAAGCTTGTTTTTATGTTAGACCATTGTTGAATCAGAAAAATGGCAATGATTTGTAGGTATTCCTGGGGATGGTAGATGTTTGTTTCGTTCTGTATCTCACGGGTTTTGCTTACGCTCTGGAGAACGGGCTCCAGGCGAGAAGACACA from Camelina sativa cultivar DH55 chromosome 9, Cs, whole genome shotgun sequence encodes:
- the LOC104712469 gene encoding OTU domain-containing protein At3g57810-like is translated as MMICYSPITTCSRNVIHIKRHLSTHLQGSSYKSCCYSLFSGLSRKDYAGFGVSISSNVLDKGLFGSVLINRSTVGPKEKLEVSFLSPDAKKKCSEINSNMRNLYWFSRFAYTGVVVSLLVCYSSSSQSAYADASRDNSSSDGKFHNGKRVYTDYSIIGIPGDGRCLFRSVSHGFCLRSGERAPGEKTQRELADELRTRVADEFIKRRQETEWFVEGDFDTYVRQIRKPQVWGGEPELFMASHVLQMPITVYMKDEKAGGLICIAEYGQEYGKDDPIRVLYHGFGHYDALLIHEGKTSIPKSKL